Proteins encoded within one genomic window of Panicum virgatum strain AP13 chromosome 1N, P.virgatum_v5, whole genome shotgun sequence:
- the LOC120654719 gene encoding formin-like protein 10 isoform X1, which produces MQVRVPKSTHFLLPLGDSLCHPAKLFSTLIKLSGGVGTEEDWERFLLQWRQHTSLPSPLLNGDLVDKIWSICLRDMVGAEEILGNVLSFASDELLSRSSENVLKTVLFLELLALLSHEKLSTTCDCIRANYFGLGIPQEFSVALGTYLESNKLLLHPNFYSRRYLTGQSIGDAPSMAPAFVPSMSSGNEVQFPQSVIETPSTPSDSPNPVPPNQPHHHKPAQKHQDQGVPPISPLEKHKDYVKLVLIAVLPTAALSFIAAFLIFYCCGCNKSKVSVSEQRDDHPLLHMQLANVPGSSPDARCPASPHHKDFQRVEPSKSGVSMGQCFSCCFKGSSDTTPISQVIGGTLENNATSDAPKPMPPPPPPPPLPPPIKKAPPPPPGPPKGSKARLAQLSPVESSRSEGSSAGEQTSESSEAEVNAPRAKLRPFYWDKVLANPDHSMAWHDIKFGSFHVNEDMIEELFGYSAGNRNSLKDKELPFMDPGSQNISLLNVKKSCNLAVVFKAMNVRVQEIHGALIEGNELPRVLLETILRMKPTDEEEQKLRLYNGDFSQLGLAEQVMKALIDIPFAFKRINALLFMSSLQEDASSLGDSFLQLEAACGELKHRLFLKLLEAVLKTGNRLNDGTFRGGANAFKLDTLLKLSDVKGADGKTTLLHFVVQEIIRSEGIRDARLAMESGTSPSHSTSDDNANRFLEEDGDYYSHRGLKIVSRLSTEMDNVKRVAALDAEALSASVMNLRHELLKSKEILSEIATIEEKSGFCNALESFVEYADNQTIFLMKEEKRLRSLVKKTIRYFHGNDSKDDDFRLFVIVRDFLVMLDKACKEVGASQKKGTNKSRSNANGIPTSQSILQEKQFPAVIDDHSDSSDSND; this is translated from the exons ATGCAGGTGCGCGTGCCCAAGTCAACACATTTCCTTCTACCACTGGGCGACTCCTTGTGCCATCCGGCCAAGCTATTCTCAA CATTGATCAAGCTGTCAGGAGGAGTAGGGACGGAGGAGGACTGGGAGCGCTTCTTGCTGCAGTGGAGGCAGCATACTTCTCTTCCATCGCCACTTCTGAATGGGGATCTG GTTGACAAAATATGGTCAATTTGCTTAAGGGACATGGTTGGTGCAGAGGAAATATTGGGCAATGTACTGTCATTTGCTTCAGATGAACTGTTGAGTCGTTCATCAGAGAATGTTTTGAAGACTGTGTTGTTTCTGGAGCTTCTAGCACTTCTTTCCCATGAAAAATTATCCACTACATGTGATTGTATCCGTGCAAACTACTTCGGTTTGGGCATTCCACAAGAATTCAGCGTTGCACTTGGCACCTATCTTGAGAGCAACAAGCTGTTACTTCATCCAAACTTCTATTCGAGACGGTATTTGACTGGTCAATCAATTGGAGATGCTCCTTCCATGGCTCCAGCTTTTGTTCCATCCATGTCCTCCGGTAATGAAGTTCAGTTTCCCCAATCTGTTATAGAAACACCATCTACGCCTTCCGACTCTCCCAACCCTGTACCTCCCAACCAACCTCATCACCATAAACCTGCACAGAAACATCAGGATCAGGGAGTGCCTCCAATTTCACCATTGGAGAAGCATAAAGACTATGTTAAATTAGTCTTGATTGCAGTTCTCCCAACAGCAGCATTATCATTCATTGCTGCATTTCTAATTTTCTACTGCTGTGGATGCAACAAAAGCAAGGTCTCTGTCAGTGAGCAACGAGATGACCATCCTCTCCTTCACATGCAATTGGCTAATGTCCCAG GTTCATCACCCGATGCTCGCTGTCCTGCCAGTCCACATCACAAGGATTTTCAAAGGGTTGAGCCTTCCAAGTCTGGAGTCAGCATGGGTCAGTGCTTTTCATGCTGTTTTAAAGGATCATCTGACACCACACCAATTTCACAAGTGATTGGAGGAACACTAGAGAACAATGCCACAAGTGATGCTCCTAAACCAATgccaccgcctccaccgcctccacctTTGCCACCTCCCATCAAGAaggctcctcctcccccacctgGACCTCCCAAAGGTTCAAAAGCAAGACTTGCTCAGCTGTCACCTGTTGAGTCAAGTCGTTCTGAGGGATCATCTGCTGGTGAGCAGACCAGCGAATCATCTGAAGCCGAAGTTAATGCTCCCAGAGCCAAACTTCGACCTTTCTATTGGGACAAAGTTCTTGCTAATCCTGAtcactcaatggcatggcatgACATCAAATTTGGTTCTTTTCA CGTGAATGAGGACATGATAGAGGAATTGTTTGGTTATAGCGCTGGCAACAGAAATAGCCTCAAGGACAAGGAACTCCCCTTCATGGATCCTGGTTCTCAGAACATTTCTCTTCTCAATGTTAAGAAATCATGCAACCTGGCAGTTGTTTTTAAGGCAATGAATGTCAGAGTACAAGAAATTCATGGTGCTCTCATTGAAG GGAATGAACTTCCTAGGGTGCTTCTTGAGACAATCTTGAGAATGAAGCCAACTGATGAGGAGGAGCAGAAACTCAGGCTCTATAATGGGGATTTCTCGCAACTAGGCCTTGCAGAACAAGTAATGAAAGCACTAATTGATATACCTTTTGCTTTCAAAAGGATCAATGCTTTGCTTTTCATGTCCTCCTTACAAGAAGATGCTTCAAGTCTCGGTGATTCATTCCTCCAGTTGGAG GCTGCTTGTGGGGAACTAAAGCACCGCCTTTTTCTGAAGTTGCTAGAAGCTGTTCTCAAAACCGGAAACCGTTTGAATGATGGGACTTTCCGTGGTGGTGCTAATGCATTCAAGCTGGACACCCTTCTGAAATTATCGGATGTCAAGGGTGCTGATGGAAAGACCACATTGCTTCACTTTGTTGTTCAAGAGATCATCCGCTCTGAAGGTATCCGTGATGCAAGGTTGGCCATGGAAAGTGGAACAAGTCCATCTCATAGTACTTCAGATGACAATGCCAACAGATttcttgaagaagatggcgatTACTACTCCCACCGTGGCCTTAAGATTGTTTCAAGACTCAGTACAGAGATGGATAATGTCAAGAGGGTAGCTGCACTAGATGCTGAAGCTTTGTCTGCCAGTGTGATGAACCTCAGGCATGAGTTGCTGAAATCAAAGGAGATCCTGAGTGAGATTGCAACGATAGAAGAAAAGAGTGGATTCTGCAACGCATTGGAAAGCTTTGTGGAATATGCAGATAATCAGACAATTTTTCTGATGAAAGAAGAGAAGAGGTTGAGATCATTAGTGAAGAAAACAATCCGATATTTCCATGGAAATGACTCTAAAGATGACGATTTTCGGTTGTTTGTGATTGTAAGAGATTTCTTGGTGATGCTAGATAAGGCATGCAAGGAAGTTGGGGCATCACAGAAGAAGGGGACAAATAAATCACGAAGCAATGCCAATGGCATCCCTACATCCCAGTCAATCCTACAGGAGAAACAGTTCCCCGCTGTTATAGATGATCATTCAGATAGTTCAGACTCTAACGATTGA
- the LOC120654719 gene encoding formin-like protein 10 isoform X2 translates to MRSLRFVLLFVAAAALIKLSGGVGTEEDWERFLLQWRQHTSLPSPLLNGDLVDKIWSICLRDMVGAEEILGNVLSFASDELLSRSSENVLKTVLFLELLALLSHEKLSTTCDCIRANYFGLGIPQEFSVALGTYLESNKLLLHPNFYSRRYLTGQSIGDAPSMAPAFVPSMSSGNEVQFPQSVIETPSTPSDSPNPVPPNQPHHHKPAQKHQDQGVPPISPLEKHKDYVKLVLIAVLPTAALSFIAAFLIFYCCGCNKSKVSVSEQRDDHPLLHMQLANVPGSSPDARCPASPHHKDFQRVEPSKSGVSMGQCFSCCFKGSSDTTPISQVIGGTLENNATSDAPKPMPPPPPPPPLPPPIKKAPPPPPGPPKGSKARLAQLSPVESSRSEGSSAGEQTSESSEAEVNAPRAKLRPFYWDKVLANPDHSMAWHDIKFGSFHVNEDMIEELFGYSAGNRNSLKDKELPFMDPGSQNISLLNVKKSCNLAVVFKAMNVRVQEIHGALIEGNELPRVLLETILRMKPTDEEEQKLRLYNGDFSQLGLAEQVMKALIDIPFAFKRINALLFMSSLQEDASSLGDSFLQLEAACGELKHRLFLKLLEAVLKTGNRLNDGTFRGGANAFKLDTLLKLSDVKGADGKTTLLHFVVQEIIRSEGIRDARLAMESGTSPSHSTSDDNANRFLEEDGDYYSHRGLKIVSRLSTEMDNVKRVAALDAEALSASVMNLRHELLKSKEILSEIATIEEKSGFCNALESFVEYADNQTIFLMKEEKRLRSLVKKTIRYFHGNDSKDDDFRLFVIVRDFLVMLDKACKEVGASQKKGTNKSRSNANGIPTSQSILQEKQFPAVIDDHSDSSDSND, encoded by the exons ATGAGGAGCTTAAGGTTTGTGTTGCTATTCGTGGCGGCTGCAGCATTGATCAAGCTGTCAGGAGGAGTAGGGACGGAGGAGGACTGGGAGCGCTTCTTGCTGCAGTGGAGGCAGCATACTTCTCTTCCATCGCCACTTCTGAATGGGGATCTG GTTGACAAAATATGGTCAATTTGCTTAAGGGACATGGTTGGTGCAGAGGAAATATTGGGCAATGTACTGTCATTTGCTTCAGATGAACTGTTGAGTCGTTCATCAGAGAATGTTTTGAAGACTGTGTTGTTTCTGGAGCTTCTAGCACTTCTTTCCCATGAAAAATTATCCACTACATGTGATTGTATCCGTGCAAACTACTTCGGTTTGGGCATTCCACAAGAATTCAGCGTTGCACTTGGCACCTATCTTGAGAGCAACAAGCTGTTACTTCATCCAAACTTCTATTCGAGACGGTATTTGACTGGTCAATCAATTGGAGATGCTCCTTCCATGGCTCCAGCTTTTGTTCCATCCATGTCCTCCGGTAATGAAGTTCAGTTTCCCCAATCTGTTATAGAAACACCATCTACGCCTTCCGACTCTCCCAACCCTGTACCTCCCAACCAACCTCATCACCATAAACCTGCACAGAAACATCAGGATCAGGGAGTGCCTCCAATTTCACCATTGGAGAAGCATAAAGACTATGTTAAATTAGTCTTGATTGCAGTTCTCCCAACAGCAGCATTATCATTCATTGCTGCATTTCTAATTTTCTACTGCTGTGGATGCAACAAAAGCAAGGTCTCTGTCAGTGAGCAACGAGATGACCATCCTCTCCTTCACATGCAATTGGCTAATGTCCCAG GTTCATCACCCGATGCTCGCTGTCCTGCCAGTCCACATCACAAGGATTTTCAAAGGGTTGAGCCTTCCAAGTCTGGAGTCAGCATGGGTCAGTGCTTTTCATGCTGTTTTAAAGGATCATCTGACACCACACCAATTTCACAAGTGATTGGAGGAACACTAGAGAACAATGCCACAAGTGATGCTCCTAAACCAATgccaccgcctccaccgcctccacctTTGCCACCTCCCATCAAGAaggctcctcctcccccacctgGACCTCCCAAAGGTTCAAAAGCAAGACTTGCTCAGCTGTCACCTGTTGAGTCAAGTCGTTCTGAGGGATCATCTGCTGGTGAGCAGACCAGCGAATCATCTGAAGCCGAAGTTAATGCTCCCAGAGCCAAACTTCGACCTTTCTATTGGGACAAAGTTCTTGCTAATCCTGAtcactcaatggcatggcatgACATCAAATTTGGTTCTTTTCA CGTGAATGAGGACATGATAGAGGAATTGTTTGGTTATAGCGCTGGCAACAGAAATAGCCTCAAGGACAAGGAACTCCCCTTCATGGATCCTGGTTCTCAGAACATTTCTCTTCTCAATGTTAAGAAATCATGCAACCTGGCAGTTGTTTTTAAGGCAATGAATGTCAGAGTACAAGAAATTCATGGTGCTCTCATTGAAG GGAATGAACTTCCTAGGGTGCTTCTTGAGACAATCTTGAGAATGAAGCCAACTGATGAGGAGGAGCAGAAACTCAGGCTCTATAATGGGGATTTCTCGCAACTAGGCCTTGCAGAACAAGTAATGAAAGCACTAATTGATATACCTTTTGCTTTCAAAAGGATCAATGCTTTGCTTTTCATGTCCTCCTTACAAGAAGATGCTTCAAGTCTCGGTGATTCATTCCTCCAGTTGGAG GCTGCTTGTGGGGAACTAAAGCACCGCCTTTTTCTGAAGTTGCTAGAAGCTGTTCTCAAAACCGGAAACCGTTTGAATGATGGGACTTTCCGTGGTGGTGCTAATGCATTCAAGCTGGACACCCTTCTGAAATTATCGGATGTCAAGGGTGCTGATGGAAAGACCACATTGCTTCACTTTGTTGTTCAAGAGATCATCCGCTCTGAAGGTATCCGTGATGCAAGGTTGGCCATGGAAAGTGGAACAAGTCCATCTCATAGTACTTCAGATGACAATGCCAACAGATttcttgaagaagatggcgatTACTACTCCCACCGTGGCCTTAAGATTGTTTCAAGACTCAGTACAGAGATGGATAATGTCAAGAGGGTAGCTGCACTAGATGCTGAAGCTTTGTCTGCCAGTGTGATGAACCTCAGGCATGAGTTGCTGAAATCAAAGGAGATCCTGAGTGAGATTGCAACGATAGAAGAAAAGAGTGGATTCTGCAACGCATTGGAAAGCTTTGTGGAATATGCAGATAATCAGACAATTTTTCTGATGAAAGAAGAGAAGAGGTTGAGATCATTAGTGAAGAAAACAATCCGATATTTCCATGGAAATGACTCTAAAGATGACGATTTTCGGTTGTTTGTGATTGTAAGAGATTTCTTGGTGATGCTAGATAAGGCATGCAAGGAAGTTGGGGCATCACAGAAGAAGGGGACAAATAAATCACGAAGCAATGCCAATGGCATCCCTACATCCCAGTCAATCCTACAGGAGAAACAGTTCCCCGCTGTTATAGATGATCATTCAGATAGTTCAGACTCTAACGATTGA